DNA from Helcococcus ovis:
TAATTCTTGTTGAACGTCTAATAAAGATTTACCTTGGGTTTTGAAATATCCAGCCATTTCCATAATCATCATCGCAGAAGAAACAGCATCTTTATCCCTAACATTTGTACCATATGAATACCCAATGCTTTCTTCATATCCAAATACAAATGTTTTTTCCTTTGTCTTATCCCATTCATTTGCCGGAGCATAAATATTTTTAAAACCTGTTAATACATTCATGCTTTCAACGCCATATTTTTTAGCAATTTTATCTGGTAAATCTGAACTTACAATTGATTTAACAATTACAGGGTTTTTAGGCATTTTTTCTTGAGCATCTAATCTTGAAAGAATATAATATGTCAATAATGAACCAATTTCATTACCTGTTAAAAATATATATTCCCCATCTTTATTTCTTACTTCTAAAGCAGTCCTATCTGCATCAGGATCTGTAGCTAATAATAATTCAGCATTTTTTTCTTTACCTAATGCCTCAGCATATTTAAATGCTTTAGGATCTTCTGGGTTTGGATATCCAACTGTTGTAAAATCGGGATCAGGCATTTCCTGTTCTTTAACTAAATATAAATTATCAAATCCCCTTGCTTGTAAAATTTTACTTACTAATTCTCTACCTGTACCATTTAATGGTGAATATACAGCCTTGATTGATTTATCAATATTTTCGTCTTCTAAAGATAATGATAAAACATCATTAAAATAGCTTTCGATAACTGAGTCATCAACATATTCAATAATACCTTGTTTAATACCTTCTTCAAAATCAATGGATTTTACATTACTAAAATCACCAATTTCTTGAATATGGCCTAATATTTTATCAGCAATATTATCTAATATTTGAGAACCCTCTTCCCAATATGCTTTATAACCGTTGTATTCTCTTGGATTGTGAGAAGCTGTAATCATAACACCGGAAATTGTTTTTAATTTTCTAATTGTATAAGAAAGAACAGGTGTTGGTGTAATATCTTTATGAATATACACTTTAATTCCATTAGCAGCTAAAACTGAAGCTGTAATTTTCGCAAATTCTCTTGACATATGTCTCACATCATGAGAAATAGCTACTCCTCTTTTCTTTGCTTGTTCACCAAATTCTAAAATAGTATTAGCTAATCCTTGTGATGCTAAAGAAACAGTATATTGATTCATTCTGTTTGTCCCAGCTCCAATTTTACCTCTTAAACCAGCTGTCCCAAATTTTAAATCTTGATAAAATCTATCTTGAATTTCTTCATCATTTCCCTTTAATCCTAATAATTCATCTCTTGTTTTTTGATCAAAAAATTCGTTATTTAACCATTCTTCATATCTTAATTTATAATCCATTTTTACTCCTCCACTAAACTATAGACATTTGTCGAATATCCATCAATACTAAATTCGTTTACGAATTCATCCTTAAATTCATTTTCCCAAATTAGATTTAGTTTATATATTTTACCTAAATTAATAGATAAACTTTCTCTATTTTTTGAAAAATTATGAATTATCAAATATTTTTTATCTTCTTTCTTTATTGTAAACGCAATCACAGAATCTTTCAACCCATTTATAAAAGTTAAATTGTTTCTTACATCTTCAGCAGTTGTATAATTGAATATACCTAATCTTTTACGTAATTCAATTAAATTTTTAATTTTTAAAAATATGTCATAATTTTTTTCCTTTAGTGACCAATCTATACCATTAATATTACTTGGTGATGCATATGAATTATGATCCATATATTTTGTTCTCAAAAATGAGTTTCCTGAATGGAAAAATGGTATTCCTTGTGCTGTCATTATTATAGAAAATGCCATATATGTTAAATCCTTAATATCTTCTTGTTCCACATTTGATTTTAAAAGTTTATCATAAAATATTAGGTTATCATGTGCATTAAAGTAATTTATACTTTCAATAGGATTTGCAAATGATGAAGCATCATTTGCATCTAATCCAATAGAACCCATTAGACCATTTTTAATATTCTTCTTTAGATAATATTCACCTTGAATGTATCCCTTTACACTACCATCATTATCACCTTTAATACTATCTCTAATGAAAGGATTAAATATTGCAAATTTTTTATCTTTTTGTGCTCCTATAACAATTTGCTTATCATAAGGAAGTGGTGAAGGTAAGGCCATCCATGGCTCCCCATAAATTAAAATATTAGGATTAATTTCTCTTAATTTTTCTATAGCTAACATAATTGTATCTATATCAGTTAATGCCATTAAATCGAATCTAAATCCATCAATTTTATATTCTCTTGCTAAATAACAAAGGGATTCTACTATGAATTTTCTAACCATTGGTCTCTCAGATGCTAACTCATTTCCACATCCTGAACCATTTGTAAAATTACCATTTTCGGATCTATAATAATACATCGGCTCAATAATATTAAACGGAGAATCACTTGTTCTAAAAGTATGATTATATACAACATCCATTACAATAGACATTCCATTTTCATGATAATTTTTAATTAATGTCTTAAATTCTCTTATTCTACTATATGGATCATTTGGATTTGTTGAAAAAGATCCTTCGATATTGTTATATAACTCTTGATCATATCCCCAATTATAGTTTTTAGGATATTTCGATAAAGGTTTTAATTCATTAACAGTTAAATAATCTGTTACAGGTAATAAATGTATATGAGTAACACCCAACTCCTTAAAATGGTCTAATCCCGTTGAAACATTATTATACTTTGTACCTGTTTGCGCAGCACCTAAAAATAATCCTCTATTTTCTGCTCCGGAATTTTCATTAATGGAAATATCGGCAATATGTGTTTCTACAATTATAGCCTTATCCTTATCATTAAAAGGTATTTTATGTTCTATAAAACCTTCTGGATTTGATTTTGATAAATCAATTATTGCTGTTCTTTTACTATTTGCAGAGCTTGCAAATGAATAAGGATCAGCAACTTCCATTCCATCAATTAAAAATGTGTAAAATTTACCTTCCATATTTCCATCTAATATTATCTCAAAAACATTATTTTCATCTTTGATCATATTAAATTCAGTTTTTGATTGAGTACTATAAGAATCATATAAACATAATGTAATAGATTCTCTAGAAGGAGACCATACTCTAATAATTGATTTTTCAGGACTATAAGATAATCCAAGTTTAGTTTCTAACAGTTCATTATTTATTTCAAACATTTAATTCTCCAATATTTCGTTATATTTTTTTAAGAATGATTTATCATCAATCTTTATTGTATTTTTACAATCATTTACTCTAGTTTGATACCATTGATAAGTATTTGTATAATCATCAATTGATTTTTCAATTACAGAAACATATTCAAATAAATCTTTAAATATATGATTCTCATCATTAAAATAATATATTGAATTATATATTTTATTAATATCGTAAGGAAATGTCTCTTTAGGCAAATATCTATAAAAATTAAACATATCTTCTATTTCTTTATTTTGATTTAAAAATTCAAATAGATTATAATTATTTTTTGTTAAAACGGTTTCATAATTATCCCCAAACATATATTTACTAATTTGATTTTCATCTATACATATATTTTGATAATTACTTCTACATGTTAAAAATGCCGCTCCGGTAGATAACGACTTAAATATAAATACATCTTTTAATTGCATTGATAATAATTCAAGACTTTGATATATATCTGCCGCCGGTATAACAACACTTGACTTAGTTAAGTTATAATTTTCTATAAATACAATTTTTATTTTATCTTTTATAAACAAATCATTATTTATCTGATTTGCAAGTGCATTTATAAACTTAATATTTTCTTTTGTAAAATAATAATTTGGATAAGACTTTCCACCAAAGAAATAAGTTCTTTCAGCTATGCTAAGATTTGGATTTTTCTTTAATCTATAATATAAAAGAGCTATACCTAAGGCGGATAAAATCTGCCTTTTATATTCATGAAAAACTCCCATATTCATCACAAAAGCAGAATCAACATTAATTAGATTTTTATCAATATCTAAATACTCTAATAATTTCCATTTATTTTCATACTTTAATTTTTTAAGTTTTTCAGGTGTTAATTCTAAAATATTATTTTCATTAATATCCTTATCATAATAAATCTCTTTTAAATACTGATTTGTATCATAATTAAAATCAATAGTTTTAATTTTGTAATTATAAAAATCATAATATTCTTTCATAAATTTATACTTAATTAATTCTATATGTGAACCATTTAATGTTATGATATTTTTTGAAATATAATATGCAATATTAATCATACATACATATCCATCTCTAATAATTATCAATGGTAAATTGAATTTTTCATTATTTAAAAATTCATCTTTAATATGTTTATCCAACATATAAATAATATCTAAAATATTTGGACAAATTTCATTAATTAATTTCAAATCCCAACTTTCAAATGTTTCAGGTAAAAGTGAATGTTGAAAAAATATAAAAGTTTTCTTAGCAATTTCCAAAGAATTTTTAAAAGTTAATTTATGTTTATTTATTAATACATCAATAAAAACAAGAATTGACATTACAGGATGAATATCGTGAATCTGAATTTTAACATGTTTATATATATTATATACTTCATCATCTACATATTTTTTATATTTTTTAAAAATATCCTGAATTGAAGAGCTTGCAAAAAAATATTCTTGTCTTAATCTAAGTTTTTTCCCTTCAATATTACTTTCAATAGGATACAAAAATTCAACAATTGAATTTGCCCTATTAATATCTTTATATGCATCTTCAATATCCCCATTTGAAAATTTCTTGAAATCTAAATCATTTATTGAAAAACTTTTCCATAATCTCAAGGTGTTTACATGATTTCCATCATTCGATAATAAAGGAATATCATATGGGATAGCTTTAACAGCATAATCCTTAAAATTAACATAATGACTAAATCCCTTTTCATGCTCCCAAGGATTTTTATTTACTTTCCAATCATCAGGTTTTTCAATTTGTTCACCATTAACAATTTCCTGTTTAAGCATTCCCCTTCTATACCTTAATCCATAAGCATAAATATTATGCTTTTCACTAGCAAATAAATCTAGCATTGCACCGGAAGTTATGCCTAAATCACCAAAACCTAATGCAAACTCAATATCTTCATCCTTTATATCTTCAAAATTTAAATTATGTTTTTTAAATAATTCTTTTACCTCATTTAGTAAATCAAGTTTTATTAGATTTTTTAATAATTGATTACCAAATGAATATTCAAATGATAAAAGATAGACCTGTTTGTCTTTTCTGGCACAAGCATAAGACTCAAA
Protein-coding regions in this window:
- a CDS encoding phospho-sugar mutase encodes the protein MDYKLRYEEWLNNEFFDQKTRDELLGLKGNDEEIQDRFYQDLKFGTAGLRGKIGAGTNRMNQYTVSLASQGLANTILEFGEQAKKRGVAISHDVRHMSREFAKITASVLAANGIKVYIHKDITPTPVLSYTIRKLKTISGVMITASHNPREYNGYKAYWEEGSQILDNIADKILGHIQEIGDFSNVKSIDFEEGIKQGIIEYVDDSVIESYFNDVLSLSLEDENIDKSIKAVYSPLNGTGRELVSKILQARGFDNLYLVKEQEMPDPDFTTVGYPNPEDPKAFKYAEALGKEKNAELLLATDPDADRTALEVRNKDGEYIFLTGNEIGSLLTYYILSRLDAQEKMPKNPVIVKSIVSSDLPDKIAKKYGVESMNVLTGFKNIYAPANEWDKTKEKTFVFGYEESIGYSYGTNVRDKDAVSSAMMIMEMAGYFKTQGKSLLDVQQELYKEFGYHGSKLISIVLEGLDGQKLIGRIMDDYRSNPIKEINGKQLVEVIDYQNDNTGLPKSNVLKYILSDGSWYVVRPSGTEPKIKLYIYSNAETQEEGDKMVEAIFDAANSKILSTK
- the pulA gene encoding type I pullulanase — encoded protein: MFEINNELLETKLGLSYSPEKSIIRVWSPSRESITLCLYDSYSTQSKTEFNMIKDENNVFEIILDGNMEGKFYTFLIDGMEVADPYSFASSANSKRTAIIDLSKSNPEGFIEHKIPFNDKDKAIIVETHIADISINENSGAENRGLFLGAAQTGTKYNNVSTGLDHFKELGVTHIHLLPVTDYLTVNELKPLSKYPKNYNWGYDQELYNNIEGSFSTNPNDPYSRIREFKTLIKNYHENGMSIVMDVVYNHTFRTSDSPFNIIEPMYYYRSENGNFTNGSGCGNELASERPMVRKFIVESLCYLAREYKIDGFRFDLMALTDIDTIMLAIEKLREINPNILIYGEPWMALPSPLPYDKQIVIGAQKDKKFAIFNPFIRDSIKGDNDGSVKGYIQGEYYLKKNIKNGLMGSIGLDANDASSFANPIESINYFNAHDNLIFYDKLLKSNVEQEDIKDLTYMAFSIIMTAQGIPFFHSGNSFLRTKYMDHNSYASPSNINGIDWSLKEKNYDIFLKIKNLIELRKRLGIFNYTTAEDVRNNLTFINGLKDSVIAFTIKKEDKKYLIIHNFSKNRESLSINLGKIYKLNLIWENEFKDEFVNEFSIDGYSTNVYSLVEE
- a CDS encoding glycogen/starch/alpha-glucan phosphorylase, with translation MRDISDIEQRIQDNLYELFAKQFDCARDGELFTSLANSVRQIIGKKWFESYACARKDKQVYLLSFEYSFGNQLLKNLIKLDLLNEVKELFKKHNLNFEDIKDEDIEFALGFGDLGITSGAMLDLFASEKHNIYAYGLRYRRGMLKQEIVNGEQIEKPDDWKVNKNPWEHEKGFSHYVNFKDYAVKAIPYDIPLLSNDGNHVNTLRLWKSFSINDLDFKKFSNGDIEDAYKDINRANSIVEFLYPIESNIEGKKLRLRQEYFFASSSIQDIFKKYKKYVDDEVYNIYKHVKIQIHDIHPVMSILVFIDVLINKHKLTFKNSLEIAKKTFIFFQHSLLPETFESWDLKLINEICPNILDIIYMLDKHIKDEFLNNEKFNLPLIIIRDGYVCMINIAYYISKNIITLNGSHIELIKYKFMKEYYDFYNYKIKTIDFNYDTNQYLKEIYYDKDINENNILELTPEKLKKLKYENKWKLLEYLDIDKNLINVDSAFVMNMGVFHEYKRQILSALGIALLYYRLKKNPNLSIAERTYFFGGKSYPNYYFTKENIKFINALANQINNDLFIKDKIKIVFIENYNLTKSSVVIPAADIYQSLELLSMQLKDVFIFKSLSTGAAFLTCRSNYQNICIDENQISKYMFGDNYETVLTKNNYNLFEFLNQNKEIEDMFNFYRYLPKETFPYDINKIYNSIYYFNDENHIFKDLFEYVSVIEKSIDDYTNTYQWYQTRVNDCKNTIKIDDKSFLKKYNEILEN